The DNA window GGAATAATATTAACACCCAAATCATTCATGATATGATTTTAGCttagaattgaattgaaatgtGAGGACCTGGCCAGGTACAAACTCTTTCCCCTTGTAATTAACTGGATCAAATGGGCTCCCACTTGCGAAAATGGCACTACCCTGAAAGCAACAACTCAACCACGTGATACAAGATGAATATTCATTGTGTTCTTGAGGGAGGGGACAGAACCCTTGTATTACCTGACTCCATTTATAAGCTTCTTCAGCAGTACATTCAGATTGAGAAGTTGGGTTGGAAAGTGAGAAAATGATAGGTTTCTGCAACAAGTTACCCAAATCATGAACAGATCGGTATATGCTCTTCAGAAAGTGAAAAGGACGGATTAAATACCTCATTGATTGAGGCCATAGTCTCCACAACTTCTTTGGTGAATGCTCGTCCCACGCCTGACGTTCCAATCAAGATGGTCGGTTTGATTTCCTGACGTGAAATGGTAAGTAAAAGACGTGATTCAAATTATGAATATGCATTTGTAGAAGTACATTAAAAGATTTGATACCTTAACGGCATCAATGAGTTCCTTGATAGGTTTGTGTTCATGAGCCCAAGGTTTCTTGAAATGTTGGAGAGTATCCTTCCTAGAACTTACAATCAGTCCCTGAGGaaagaacaaataaatgaatcaGAAATTCAAAAAACTTCCTGAATGATGAACACCTTCTCAAGCTTGATGAACAAGTTACCTTCGAATCCACGAGCCAGACTTTTTTGCGCGTCTCTTCCAACGGAGCATTGGTCTACACAAACGACTAGCTcttgttaattaaaatgaagattgACTTAATGAATTCTGAACAAGGGCTATGAACCTGTTTTGATATCTCAAGGGCAATGAGCGCTGCAATTCCAGTACCAGCCTGAAACAACCAACGCAAACTTAAGAGGAGCTTTTATTAGATGTTAGACACGATTCGGTATGAACTTACTTCTCCAGCACCAAGGAATAAAAATCTATGGTCAGCTAAGGAGCCACCAACGAACTTTAGAGCTGTAATGAGCCCAGCAAGTACCACGGACGCTGTCCCCTGAGATTCAACGATGACAATTACGGTACAGTTGATTGAAATTAGTCAAGAGTAAAGTCCAGGGTTTTAACCTGAATGTCATCATTAAAGACCAGATGAGTTGCGCCATATTTTGCAAGCAAATCGAATGCGTTATGGTTTGCGAAGTCTTCGAACTTTAAAACGTGGAAATTGAGTTAGAACAATATCTGAATGAGTATGTGTAGTTATAGCAACATACCTGAATTAGGAGCTTCTCCCCATAATGCTGTTTGACCGCAGTCATGAATTCGTCGATAAGTTCAGCATATTCCTACATTGAGAAAAATCATCCCACTTCAGCTCGGAATTCGCTAAGTATGCCTTGTCACATTGAACTAGAAATGATACATTGTCGAGAGAGAAGGTATCACAAACCTGCCCCGTAGCTCTCTTTTGCCTGAGCCCGATGTAAAACTCGTCATTCAACAACTCCTCATTGTTTGTCCCAACATCAATGGTTACTGGCAAGCACTGAAAACCCCCGAAAATCAACGGTGAACcgacaagaaaaagaaatgaagcatAAAGCATGGATGTCGATACTCACCACAGAAGGATGAACACCTCCAAGTGCAGTATATAAAGAGAGTTTCCCAACAGGTATGCCCATCCCCTGAAACATTAACATGGATTTCGCTCTGTGTTAGGATCAGTTCATATCTCAATTTCAAGCTTCAGATGATGGAATTAACCTGACATCCAAGATCCCCTAGCCCCAAAATTCTCTCCCCATCAGTAACTACAATGACTTGAATGTTCCTCTCAGGCCAATTCCTCAAGACCTCAAGGATCTTCCCCCTGCAAAAGAAACTCAACCATTTCAACACAAAAAAACCAAGAAAGAAATGCATCGATGCAATCGACGGGCTATACTTTTCTCTCAAACTGATATAGAGGCCCTGTGGATGCCTGAAGATGCTTCCATATTTCTGGCAAGCTTCACCCACGGTTGGTGTATACACAACTGGGAGTAATTCTTCTACATGATCTATAAGCAGCTTGTAAAACATCTTTTCATTCCTCTCCTGAAAAAGGGTACAACAAAACAAGTTTCACTAATGTATTTCCAAGGAATGATGCATAATTTTTGTATTCAAGCATCATTTAATAGTCCTAGTACTAAAAAATGAGATGAACAATGGGTACCTGAAGATCCATCATTGCCATGTACTTGAGCAATGGTACTTGATATCGACGGATATTGTGCAACATCTTCTTGAGCTGGAAAGTTAATAACAAACTAGGAATGTAAAACTTATAATGGGGCTGAAGGGTATCACAAAGGAAGGCTAACCTGCACATTTTGAGCAAGAACTGTGGGGGGTAGAAGACCGCGCAAGTAATGGGcgtctctttctttctcagtAAACGCAAGCTCTTTGTTATGGCGTGGATTTCGCAATAAATTATACCCACTAAGGTTTCAGCAAAAAGCAACacaaagagagaaaatcaGCTATGAAAAGGGTTTGCAGAGTTCAACCAAGTCAGAACAGGAACAGAGACGGTCTTCACCTGGCGACAGAGACGGTCCATGGTGTCATGATTTGTTCTTCCGTGGAGGCGGAGGCGgcaggggtggatttgggttcCACTTCAAACACCGGCGACGGAGCATTGGGAATTTCTTTCACACTGTTGTTGTCCACCACAACACTGCCACTTCGATCGCCGGCTCGAACATGCAAGTCCATTGACACCACTTTCAGAGCCACCGGCCGCCGTCTTCCGGTGGCGGAGGGAGTGGAGCAAGGTGTAGAAACACCCATCTGGGTCggacaagaaaaaaacaagcaacattgaagaaatcagagaaataaaaaaaaaaaaaaaaagcaaattgAAAGGAACCCAGATACAAAAACATAAACCGGAAGCTCGTAAAAGTAATGGATTGAAATAGGAATACCAGGAAACTGGTTGTGCTCAAGGAGATCATGGTGAGGAGGTTTGTCCACCAAAATTTGATCTCTCTTCCCCAGAATCTGTTTCTCTGCACCTGGTTACTGTTTTTTAGTCTAagcaggaagaagaagaagaagaagaataacgGCTCGGGAAATTGGGAAACTTATAGAACCTCAAAACATGGGTGCAtgtctctttttttaaatttatttatttatttataattcatttGTTGTTGTTNttttttttttttttttttttttttttttttttttaattttaaaaaactttgaaaacgaaataaataagataaatttttaatgattatcGTAAGCTCATTAATGTATAGGCTAATCAAGATTTAATCCCAActtgttaaaataattaagtaaatTTCTCTATTAAGTACATTgttataatttaaagaaacaaataattattttcccctttttaaatataacaaaatttcagttaaaatatattattttcatcgGTTTTACTCTCTAAATTTGGTTATGGTTAAATAAAAGCTtatatttggaaattttgaaataaaaagtaattttagggagagattttgagGGTAGGTGGGTTTCCAAGGCAGGAAAGGGAATTCCAGTGGGAGCATTTGATGGGAATGAAATTCCAATGTGGGAAAAAGAGGAACCTATAGGGTGAGAACACGTGGAGGCCACACTGAGCTGCTGTGACTGACAGACGGTAGCTTTAAGGAAAGGCCGACACCTCAATCCACCACTGCACAATCCATTGAATTGTTGGAGGAGCGCACTATTTGGCATCAGATTGCTGCACCCATATTCCTTCTACTTCACTCCGTTTGGTCAGGGCTGCTTCCGCCCCTGGGTTTGTATGAACCATGGAGGCCAAATTTCTTGGTCTTCTCCGCCCTCCACAAAACAAACCTATTAGGCATGCTCCTCGAGCTAGCTCTTTTCGGCTGTAGCCGGATGCTTAGAGGTACAACGACCGTCATGTATCATATATGACATGATTATCATCTCATGTCattataacatatcatattatcttaacataacatatcatattctCGTAAGGTAACATGTCATCATCACATAACAGGCATATCAAATACTTGATATGTGCAAGGCCTATTGGATATGTGTCATCGTGCATAAGATAATTCTTCCAACCAGGTCAATAATAGAGTCACTTACTTGGATGGCCTTACCAAAGTTCTATCTAACTCCAATTAACTTACTTTCGTCCCTTGAATTCGTTCGTGCTAATAATAAGCTGTTTCCCAACCGAAGCTGAGTGAGCCGGTAGGGGAGACACGCATCACGCACGTGTACGGAGGCTGGAGCAAGCGCAGGTCGTCGGACGGGTCAGGTCCCCTTCTCGGGTACGCGGGTTGTATTTGCAAGGTGCGTGTGGTTGTGGGCTGCAGATTGGTTATTGGGTCGCAGATTGCAGATAGGTTGCTGGGCTGCGTACGTCAGTTGGGCTGTGGGCCGCTGGTTGCAGGTAGGTTGCCCCGAGTCCGAATCCGAATCCGAATCCGAATCCGATGggttgcttcttcttcacccgacTGTCCAGCGATGGTTTTCGttcgtttctctcttctcGAAATCGTGTTCCGACAATCCTCTGATCGAGATCCGACCACCGTGGCTCCATGTCGAATTCGGTGACTGAGTAGCTGAGCGAGGAGGCCTTTGTAGCGACGTGGGAGGTTTCATTTCGCAAGGTCTCCGGCAACTGctctatattattattatttttataccgTAATcgaattttattgaaattagtgAGTTCCAACATACTCAatgtttatgtttatgtttatgCTGTCTCCATGATTAAGATCAATTTGAACAAATTTTGGTGGACAAACAGTAATCATCATTGGAATGAGtttactttaaattaataaaatataatctcACACAGCCTTAAATTTAAGACAATCTAATAATACCCTTTACATTTAACCATACAAATAtatcaaaacttttaaaatgatcGAAGATTATCGTCATTATACTTTTAATACATATATTCACAGGAATTGGCTATATTTATGTATCGATGCATTATGAAGAGGCTGTGTTTGGCTACCTCTTTTCTACCTCATTTGGAAGTTCAATGTCTTTATGCAATACGCAAACATGAAGGCAAAGAAGGCTGCAAAACCAACCAAAACTCCTGCTACTGGCCCCATGAAGTTAGGATCATAACCGAAGTTGCTTTCAATGTAAGATCTTATAGCAACTTTCCCAGTTGCTCCGGGCACGGATATCAGTGTCTCGTCGTCGCCATACTGTGATATGATCATCCCGTATACGGTCCAGGCTATCGGGCAGATCCAGTAATACCACACCCACCACTTTGGAATTCTCTGAAGTTtcaaaaaagtttcattagATTTATAGATATGGATGGTTTAAATTGATTCTCGTAATATTTGAGCTCGAAAGGCGCCTTACCGGTCTTGGGACGAAGAAGCCAGAGAAGAGGTTGAAGAGTGCATAGAATGCTGCTGCGAATATGGCTGCTACATGATGGTTTGGTGTAATGGAGACAGTCATCATTCCATAGTATGTGAAGtagaggaaggagaagaagttGATGAAGTAAAACCAGAAGAATTTTGGAGCTGTCCATTGAAAGCTGACCATGGAGTACACGATGAGAGTATAGTAGGTTGTTTGAACCAGAATGAATGGGATCTCTACCAACACCTGGGCAAGGGCATAAGGTAATGCAGAATACATTCCTGCAGCTCTTTCTCTGTAGAACACAGTTCTCTCCACTGACACTATGGGTTGTACAGTTTGGCAATTATTGATTCCAACAAATAATACAGCAGCATACATGGCCCCGATGACCATGGTCAGATCGGTCGAGCTTTCCCTGAACGATTGAACAACAATGTCAAAACTAGTTCTCAAATAGTAGATTATTTGGATGATTGTGTAACAGCCTAagaccaccgctagcagatattgtcttttttgagtttttcctttcaggcttcccctcaaggttataaaaatacgtctactagggaaaggtttccacacccttaaaaataatgcttcgttctcctctccaaccgatgtgggatctcacaatccactctcattcggggctcagccttctcgctggcacatcatctggtgtctggctctgataccatttgtttgctcaagcccaccaatagcaaatattgtcctatttgggttttccctttcaggcttcccctcaaggtttttaaaacgcgtctactagggagaggtttccacacccttataaagaatgtttcgttctcctctccaaccgatatgggatctcacagatgGTAAGGGCAGAAAAGAAAACGTACCTTTTGGTGCCAACCTTCCAGAAAACAGTCCCAATCATGAGAGCAGCAGCCAAGGTGAAAAAGTATCTGACTAAGTTGTAATCAGGGCTTCTCCAGTAAGTCCACCATTGTTTCCAAAGGCAGCATTTCAACTGCCCCCATGTTGATTGTGAGTATTGACTCTCAAAATACAGGTCCTTGGCACCCGGTGGGGGTGTGCTTAAGTCTGTAACCAGCTCCTTGTTTCGcctatttcattaaaattcttttagaacaaaaacaaaagcttggaaCCTAATACTTTTCTGACATCATTCATGTTTTACTTACTTATACAAGGGTGATGATTTGTAATGTTCAGCAAAGTCCATTCCGAGACGAACTTCAGCAGCTACAGAGCTTACTTCCAACATCCAAGTAGCTGGATTATActtctctttgattttgggCACTCCAGGAATTGACTATAAACAAGTTAATCCAAAATGAGGGAACTgttctttctttgaaaaaGTAATAGATGAATGAAAGGAACATTAAGTACCTCAAAATACTCGATGATTTTGTGAGAATTGCGACCCAAAGGTCCAAAGTAGATCACTTGGCCTCCTCTTTTCATTAATAGCAACTGAGATACACGGGGTATTGAATGAGTATCACACAAAGAGATAGACAGAGAGAAAGGAGAGAGGATATTTACCTCATCAAAGGCTTCAAATATATCAATGCTAGGTTGGTGAATAGTGCAAACCACTGTTCTTCCAGTATCCACAGTGTTTCTAACAGCTCTCATGACAATGGCAGCCGCCCGAGCATCAAGACCAGAAGTTGGTTCATCCATGAAGATGATTGAGGGGTTAGCAACAAGCTCCACTGCAATTGTCAATCTTTTTCTCTGTTCTGTAGACAACCCTGTAACTCCTGGTAGCCCTACTATAGCATCCTTAAGGTTGTCTATCTCCACCAAGTCCATCACTTCATCCACAAACACCTACAAAAGACAACCAAAACACACCAATTTAGCAATATATTCGTCAGGAACTATTAACAAGACATGATAATACTATTGTTCTTACCATCTTTTCCTCTTTGCTGACTTCTTTTGGGAGCCTAAGGAAAGCTGAGTAAATTAAGGACTCCCGAATCGTGACTTGAGGAGAATGGATATCATTTTGCTCACAATATCCAGATATTCTTGCaaatgtttcttgttttttaggGAACCCTGAAATTTTGATATCCCCTTCAATGTAACCTCCTGTTTTTCTTCCTGCTAAGACATCCATCAAAGTTGTCTTTCCAGCTCCACTGACACCCATCAGTGCAGTGAGGACTCCAGGACGAAAAGCACCCGTGACTCCACGCAGAAGTTGTAGCCTATCCTCTGTAACTCCTTGTTCTTTCATTTCCTGTTATGATTAGATTAGAACAATCAACTATGGAGGTAATTCAATGCTAAGTCATGACAGAATAAGTGATGAAAGTGTTTGTTTCTTACAGGAGGCATGTCCACGAAGTAATTCACAGTGTCAAAGGACATTGCAAGAGGACTAAAAGGAAGGATCATTCCCTTCTTGCCAGCAACACCATTGGTCTCCTCAATTAAGGAACTTGAATTTCTTCTTAATCCATTGCTACTCATTCTTTGCATATTCATTTCTCCtggaaaaaattcaaaacaaagatCATGTAAGCAACGTGATCATAACTGACCATTTTTATACAGTCATAATGGTTTAATCTATTCTTTTCCTCACTTGTATTGTTTCCATCCGAAGCTGATAAAGATCGAGGGAACGAATCTTTTTTCGACATCGGTCTTCTTAGTCTCGGTTCTTGCGAATCCTCTTGGTTAGCCTCCATCTCCGACGCTGTTTCTTCAGATATTATTGCTTGATGCTTTGTGAGTGCtaaaacatgaaagaataaGTTTGATTAGAAGAGttttaacaaaaatgataTGCTTACACAAGTGAGGCAGAATGAGAAATCTTACGATTAAGATAGGTAAGTGCAATTGTGAAAAGGATATTGAAGAGAATTGCAAAACCAAGAATAGCTGCAATGCCAATCCAATACCAATTCCTATCaggaaaaacattaaaattctGCAGCACCTTCACACCTAAGCTAACCGTAGTATTTGGAACCTGCAATAGAATGACAATCAAAGATACTCATAAGCAACCTTTTCCATGTACTGTTTTCTATTTCGTTCTTCAGAAGTGCTACTAAATGCATACCATCTTGTTCATCCACCTAGGGGCAAACATTTCATTAACAGTGATAGCATTGAAACCATAAGTTAGAGGTGATATCCAGTAACCCCATATCCACCATTTGGGAATTTCACCTGtttcattaacaaaataagaaattcaTCCTTAATCACAAACTATTTGATGTGGGTCTTGTTGAATGAATCGAATCAACACTTGTAATCATGTTATTATGTCAATTGCTAACTTACTTCGAGGAATGATAAAGCCACCCAGTAGAAATATAAGGAGAAGAATCAGTGACCCTCCAGTGTTGGCAATGATCATGCTTCTACAGACACCAGCTATGAGCCTAAACACTCCAGCAGCCATTTGTTGGACAAGAAATATCAACAACAATTGCTTGAAGAATCTGCAAAATCCAAATGAATCTAAGTTATTGAACTATACATGAAGATTTCCATTGCATAATTCCGCAAGAATTTTCTAACCTGCTAGCCTCAGGAGCAAATCCAATGGTGTAATAAGTGACCAGCAACCAAACAACAGATTCAAGTATGGAAGTGGGGATTCCAAGAATGACAGTAGGGATAGTGTAAGTCCATGGAGGGTGGAATTTAAGATCTCTCTGTTTGTAAAATACCGGAAGTCTAGCAATGGTCATAGAAAGCTCAGAGAAGCCATTAAACATATTGCTAACCAAGGAAAACAGAAGAGCCCCAATAAAGACCGCCCCATCCGACTCATCTCTGGTGTGCATTCTCGTCCTTAGAAACAATGTGGATGCTATAATGGCAACGATTATGATCTGAACGGTTTTGAAGACGTAAACGAACGAGTTTCGCTTAATGAGTAGCCATTCTTTGTCAAAACAAGCTTTGAGAAGCTCCATTTTGGGGACAACATTTTCAGAGAAAACCAGAGCCGCTTTATGACCACGAGACTTGTCGTATGGGATTGAGAGCTCATTGTCCAACCTCAACCCGACATGGAAGCGCTTGAATCTACCGGCAAATTCCGACACCGAAATGTACCGGTACGGCTTCCTCCGGTCTCCCCAATATTGCTCTTGATCCTTTCTCGAAGTAACCTGagccaaaagaaaattacaaaaatgccctccatttaaaaaaaaatataaaatttcacccattttaaaaactatatatttattatattaataaactaattttatgCAATTTCGATATATTACCTCTTGTAAGAAGTCAGCAGTTCCCTTTCTTTCTGGGCATTTGAATCCACaagattcaaaaaattcaacgaCGTGTTCGCGTGGGCCCTGATACACAATCTGACCCTCGGAGACGAGAATGATGTCATCGAAAAGATCGAACGTCTCGGGAGCAGGTTGGAGTAGGGACATCAAGATTGTTCCCTCAGTCAAGTGCACAATTTGTTGTAGGCATTTGACAATTTGGTAAGTTGTGGAGCTATCAAGGCCAGTTGATATTTCATCcataaacaatgttttggtGGGCCCAACAATCATTTCTCCTGTATTTAAAGCCCATAATTTAGTTCATATTGGGCCTCCAGTTAAGCAAAAGCCcatgtaataataatattttaaggaAATATAATGAACCtgtagtaataataatattttaaggaAATATAATGAACCtgtagtaataataatattttaaggaAATATAATGAACCTGTAGTAACTCTCTTTTTTTGTCCACCGGATATTCCCCTTATCATTTCATCTCCCACAATAGTGTCCTTGCAAATATCAAGTCCAAGTATCTGTTCAACAAATTCAacgtttttattattattttatttataaattataaataaataaaataaataaataaatcaaatattttaaagataagaGAGTAGGTggagagaggagaaaatcAGAAAAGGAGGCTGGCTGGGGTTAGGTTAAGTGGTTACGgatttgttaatattttttttgaccTTTCACTTCGGGAACCGGTAAACTTACTTTGAGAGTGTAGTCGGTAATCAAGCTGCTCTCCACACCCTCCATGGCGGTTGCCTGTAATttccaattaattatttattttcctttttttttttatatttaaatataaacatgTTGGt is part of the Cucurbita pepo subsp. pepo cultivar mu-cu-16 chromosome LG03, ASM280686v2, whole genome shotgun sequence genome and encodes:
- the LOC111791018 gene encoding NADP-dependent malic enzyme-like — encoded protein: MISLSTTSFLMGVSTPCSTPSATGRRRPVALKVVSMDLHVRAGDRSGSVVVDNNSVKEIPNAPSPVFEVEPKSTPAASASTEEQIMTPWTVSVASGYNLLRNPRHNKELAFTEKERDAHYLRGLLPPTVLAQNVQLKKMLHNIRRYQVPLLKYMAMMDLQERNEKMFYKLLIDHVEELLPVVYTPTVGEACQKYGSIFRHPQGLYISLREKGKILEVLRNWPERNIQVIVVTDGERILGLGDLGCQGMGIPVGKLSLYTALGGVHPSVCLPVTIDVGTNNEELLNDEFYIGLRQKRATGQEYAELIDEFMTAVKQHYGEKLLIQFEDFANHNAFDLLAKYGATHLVFNDDIQGTASVVLAGLITALKFVGGSLADHRFLFLGAGEAGTGIAALIALEISKQTNAPLEETRKKVWLVDSKGLIVSSRKDTLQHFKKPWAHEHKPIKELIDAVKEIKPTILIGTSGVGRAFTKEVVETMASINEKPIIFSLSNPTSQSECTAEEAYKWSQGSAIFASGSPFDPVNYKGKEFVPGQSNNAYIFPGFGLGLIMSGTIRVHDDLLLAASEALASQVTQDDFDRGLIFPPFAKIRKISAHIAASVAAKAYELGLATRLPQPRDLVQYAEGCMYSPSYQNYR
- the LOC111791864 gene encoding ABC transporter G family member 35-like — encoded protein: MERRTSRNFSRSISRSFSRASWSMEDVFANGNPSRRSTRVDEDEEALRWAAIEKLPTYDRLRTSILQSVNEPDPTLAGNLPVHKEVDVRKLGVSDRQDFIDRIFRVAEEDNEKFLIKQKNRIDRVGIRLPTVEVRFEHLTIEADCHVGNRALPTLPNVARNMAESVIGLFGIKLAKQTKLTILKDASGIIKPSRMTLLLGPPSSGKTTLLLALAGKLDPSLKVKGGVTYNGHKLKDFVPQKTSAYISQNDVHIGIMTVKETLDFSARCQGVGTRYELLSELARREKDAGIKPEAEVDLFMKATAMEGVESSLITDYTLKILGLDICKDTIVGDEMIRGISGGQKKRVTTGEMIVGPTKTLFMDEISTGLDSSTTYQIVKCLQQIVHLTEGTILMSLLQPAPETFDLFDDIILVSEGQIVYQGPREHVVEFFESCGFKCPERKGTADFLQEVTSRKDQEQYWGDRRKPYRYISVSEFAGRFKRFHVGLRLDNELSIPYDKSRGHKAALVFSENVVPKMELLKACFDKEWLLIKRNSFVYVFKTVQIIIVAIIASTLFLRTRMHTRDESDGAVFIGALLFSLVSNMFNGFSELSMTIARLPVFYKQRDLKFHPPWTYTIPTVILGIPTSILESVVWLLVTYYTIGFAPEASRFFKQLLLIFLVQQMAAGVFRLIAGVCRSMIIANTGGSLILLLIFLLGGFIIPRSEIPKWWIWGYWISPLTYGFNAITVNEMFAPRWMNKMVPNTTVSLGVKVLQNFNVFPDRNWYWIGIAAILGFAILFNILFTIALTYLNPLTKHQAIISEETASEMEANQEDSQEPRLRRPMSKKDSFPRSLSASDGNNTREMNMQRMSSNGLRRNSSSLIEETNGVAGKKGMILPFSPLAMSFDTVNYFVDMPPEMKEQGVTEDRLQLLRGVTGAFRPGVLTALMGVSGAGKTTLMDVLAGRKTGGYIEGDIKISGFPKKQETFARISGYCEQNDIHSPQVTIRESLIYSAFLRLPKEVSKEEKMVFVDEVMDLVEIDNLKDAIVGLPGVTGLSTEQRKRLTIAVELVANPSIIFMDEPTSGLDARAAAIVMRAVRNTVDTGRTVVCTIHQPSIDIFEAFDELLLMKRGGQVIYFGPLGRNSHKIIEYFESIPGVPKIKEKYNPATWMLEVSSVAAEVRLGMDFAEHYKSSPLYKRNKELVTDLSTPPPGAKDLYFESQYSQSTWGQLKCCLWKQWWTYWRSPDYNLVRYFFTLAAALMIGTVFWKVGTKRESSTDLTMVIGAMYAAVLFVGINNCQTVQPIVSVERTVFYRERAAGMYSALPYALAQVLVEIPFILVQTTYYTLIVYSMVSFQWTAPKFFWFYFINFFSFLYFTYYGMMTVSITPNHHVAAIFAAAFYALFNLFSGFFVPRPRIPKWWVWYYWICPIAWTVYGMIISQYGDDETLISVPGATGKVAIRSYIESNFGYDPNFMGPVAGVLVGFAAFFAFMFAYCIKTLNFQMR